DNA from Elaeis guineensis isolate ETL-2024a chromosome 2, EG11, whole genome shotgun sequence:
cgacgctttgccgacgcttttcgaagcgtcgtaaagcgaaatagcgacgctttaaaacgtcgttaatgaccattaatagcgtcgttaatgaccattttttCTGTAGTGCTAAGATTGTATTTGATAGTTGGCAATCTATCTAGATTGTTAGCAATTTAATATGATAATATGgattactgtatttggtatgCTCTTTGGATGGTAATCCAGATAATCTTGGCAATACAGATTGCCTCATGAGAGGCAATCTGAATTATCTTGTGGAGGGGTGGCTATTTAGATTATCACTTTTTtagtaatattataataaaaattttggataaaattattttttaaaaaaaatcacacaaagcCCATTACCCAACCCACTCTACATGCAACCCCAGCCTGCGACTCCTCCATCTTCCTTTGTTTGCCCGTGGATTCTTCGCCCTTGTCCCCCACCACCCTCGTGTGGCTCCTCTATGCCCATCCCCACCACCCCCATGGCTCCACACGTGCTCGCCTCCTTCCCACCCCCTAGTGTCCGTAGTTCTCCACACCCTCCAGTTTGCTACTTCTCCATGCTATCACCATACCAATACCACTCCTACCACTTCtcatcaaagaaaaagaagagcattcggataaaattattagaaatattttgagaatttgattttatattatcgataatctgattgttatacttaatatatcaatcaagattttcaataattttactgcaacattaatTGTGTAtaccaaatatagtaatcaacattactgacaATTTAATGATAGTAATTTATCCTGAAGGCAATCCATATTACTTTCCAAGATTGTCTGGAGAtacaccaaatgcaacctaaggaTAATTAAGGGATatcttatacatacatatatatcttaTACTAACCCCTCGACATGGTTCCTTATATGCCATTATAGGCATATCTACTCTTATATGTGTCTACACTAATAAACATCTAGCTTAGGTCTATCTTCTTCTCAACGAGGCCATCACTTGCAATGTAATGCATGATGAAGTGGGGGATTTGCTAGCCTCTATATCTCATCCTTGGTATGTTTCTTCATGAGAGCCAACACCTATATATGGTTATATATGAACTTAGTTTGACACTCTTTAATATCAAGGAATATAACTGAAATTAAGTTAagattaaggatatttttataatttatcttaaattttttaataattattttaaattttagcacataatttttataattataagtaaataattagaattatcttctattttttatttatgttcaTTAATTTTTAGTCAACTATttgtattgaaattaatttcaatattatcaatttagaaattataaattaattagttatttatataataatatatagacaaatttatttacatataattaatttataaaattatttataaatttaaattaaattaaaattatatatttatataatttttacattactataaattataaagattataatttatatattgctCTATTTGTTTAGGATAAATAagcattataaattaataataataatacttttttatttaaaatagttAAATAAACATACCATAAAAATATCgtccattattttttttattcttcctaTATCATTTAAAGAAGGAAATCATTCTCATTCATGCTTccatattttatcaaatatatggGAGGATGAATGGAAGACCTATTCATCCTTTCTCTTATCTATCTTTTTCCTTTTATCCATCCTTAATCCCATCCATCTTCCATACTAAATAGAGGATTAGTAATAGATTTTGTTCATTTGGGCTGGTATAAGAATTATTGACCTGATGTTGGGGACCAAATTCAAGAGGGCAATGTGTGTGACGAAAAGTAAACAGTGTCAATAGGAATCAAAACTGCGATAGCTAAGCTAAGAGGTTACCTTACTTGAGGTGATTTGATCCCACCCTTCTatataaaagagagagaggagaaaagaaaTGGAGAAGGAATCAATGGCGACGGCGGCGGAGGACGGAATGGTGCTGCTGGACTTTTGGGTAAGCCCATTCGGGCAGCGGTGCCGGATCGCATTGGCAGAGAAGGGGGTGGATTATGCGTACAAGGAGGAGAATCTGAGCGACAAGAGCCCACTGCTGCTGAAGATGAACCCGGTCCACAAGAAGATCCCCGTGCTCATCCACCACGGCAAACCTATCTGTGAATCCCTCATCATCATCCAATACATCGATGAGATCTGGTCCAAcaaccccctccttccctccgacCCCTATGAGCGAGCCAAAGCACACTTCTGGGCTGACTTTGTCGACAAGAAGGTATGGTGAGAACAATGCTAACAAgacaaagtatatatatatacaaaactTGCATGTCCTCCTTAGAGATAAATCAATCTTATTTTGTATAAAAGCTTGTCATGATTTTTGGGATTGTTACCATTACTAGGTCTATGAATGTGGGACAAGGCTGTGGAAGCTGAAGGGGGAGGCCCGTGAGGAAGACAAGAAGGACATGATCAAGATCTTAAAGCTTTTGGAGGGTGAGCTTGGAGACAAGAAGTACTTTGGAGGAGAGACCTTCGGCTTTGTGGATGTTGCATTGGTGCCCTTCACGGCCTGGTTCCACACCTATGAGATTTGTGGCAACTTCAGCATCGAGAAGGAATGCCCGAAGCTAGTGGCATGGGCCAAGAGgtgcatggagagggagagtgtTTCCAAGTCCCTTCATGATTCCCACAAGGTCCATGAGTTCGTCGGCTACCTCAAGAGGTTATTTGGACTGGAGTAGAGGAAAGAAACATAATATATATGGATCCATGGTTTGAGTCGGGATGTATTGAAAGTTTATCGCATTTGCTTTGTATTGGAGAATGGCATGAAATGGTTTTAGCGTGCTCCTTTGCTTCCGAATAAAATAAACTTTAAGTGTCTTATTGTCCATCTAATCCATGAAACATCAAATGGTTGTTAACATCGTCATTAGAATGGTGTCAAATCATGAGCTTTTTAATAGTCCTGGTCAAGTGTACTATGCTTATTTTTCTTGGAAGAGATTATCTcaaggagaaattctttgtacaccgcctgcggcatagaaaatctgacgtggagcaCACCGTTTCGTCCTATTGGATCACATAACCATCATTTTCTAATGTACATTTAATATCCATAGTTTTACTTTTttgtttcaaattttgaatgatgaaaatgcttCTTCCTTTCcgaaaaaattatggcatcctgTGTCGATATTGTGGCATCctgcattgaaattatgactttctgcacggaatgtcataattttttcataggatGTTATAAAGaggaaagaatatttttattattgaaatttttttataatttttttaataatgaaaatatccttccctttttatgatattctgtgaaaaaattatgatattctgtgcagaaaatcataatttcaatacaggatgccataatatcggtataggatgtcataattttttgaaaagaaaagaatattttcatcattcaaaattttaaacgaaaaagtagaaTTGCGGAtattaaatgcatgttggaaAATGATAGCTTCGTGGTCCAATCGGATGAGACAATACACTCTATATCGAATTTTCTACACCGCAAGCGGTGTACAAAGTATTTCCCTTAAGTGAGGAGATTAGATAAGCCAAGACTGTGGATGCATATGTTCTTGGCCCAAGAACATTCAAAATTTTCACAATCCTTGCTTGCTTGATGCGGGGGGGGGGGGAGGTTAGAGAGAAAGGAGACGAGACACAACCCATGATTGTTCTTAAACAAataggagagagaaaatctaaactcaatttttagaaaatgaaattaaaaaaaaaagaaattggagAATCTTAAAAGAAGAGTTCTATTCTATATCAAATCCAGCTTCATTCTCAAAACCCATGTCGAAGTAAATGATCATGCTTTCACTCTATTCCTCTCTTTTGTTAGTTTGTTTTGTTCTATTTCTTTTAATGTCTATCTTACATACATTTTGCTTACATCTTATTAATATGACATGGAAGTAGGGTTTGTAAAGGCCGAGATTTTGGCTATCTTTGAAAGTGCCAATGACCATGATGAGCTAAAATTAATCTTGGTTTACTTTGGTCATGATAAGAGTTTGAGAAAAATGCCAACATAAATGAGacattttaggatcgtgatggtTATATGATGACTAAGATCTCAATTTATCCCCTCATATAAtggattgattttaaattaatttagttagatACTAAGAGAttaattgatttgaaatcaatACTTACATAATACTGAAAAGCACTCATGCTCCTTCATTATTCATGGATGAATTACATATAACCATTTTCCTCTTTTCCTAAATCTTCTTTCACTTTAATTTGGTATCTATCAAGTATCAACCTTGAATTCTATCAATTCCTATAGATCTTTGCTATTTGCTCGCGAACTCACTCAATTCTCCTTTTTTCTTAGATTTCATTACCTACCATTCATCCCTTTTTGGCTACCCTTATCATCTTTCGCTAAATCTCAATCCCCTTACCACCTACTGTGGCTCCTCGAAGTACTATAATCAGCTCATCATCATTATTTTTGATACAATCTAATATATATGATTAGATATATATTCTAATATGTACTCAAGATAGCAAAAATGAGACTAATAATATTCGCTAATAAAATCATATCATACAACTAGCATACCAGAATATTTTATTGAATGCCAGAGGATATAAAGAAGGCTAATATTTAGAGTACGTTATATTAGCTGTATGgttataaaaattcaatctaatattGGCCTTGGATGAAAGCTCCTTTTTCCTTTATCTGGATATAGGGATGGCATCAGGCCGCAAATCAATATCCAAAGCTATCTCAATTGGATATCGGGTAATTTAGATTTATCCAATCTAAATCTAAATACCCAATAAactatccaaatccaaatccaaatatCTAATAAACTATCCAAACTCAGCCCAAACACTATCAagattgtatttttttttggcCAAACCCATCTCAATTGGGTATCGGATAATTCAGATTTATTCGGCCTGAGTTCAATTGAGTCATATTgagcatttttttttcatttctgtcAACTCTAAAGCC
Protein-coding regions in this window:
- the LOC140855417 gene encoding probable glutathione S-transferase parA, giving the protein MATAAEDGMVLLDFWVSPFGQRCRIALAEKGVDYAYKEENLSDKSPLLLKMNPVHKKIPVLIHHGKPICESLIIIQYIDEIWSNNPLLPSDPYERAKAHFWADFVDKKVYECGTRLWKLKGEAREEDKKDMIKILKLLEGELGDKKYFGGETFGFVDVALVPFTAWFHTYEICGNFSIEKECPKLVAWAKRCMERESVSKSLHDSHKVHEFVGYLKRLFGLE